From one Rosa rugosa chromosome 4, drRosRugo1.1, whole genome shotgun sequence genomic stretch:
- the LOC133706397 gene encoding uncharacterized protein LOC133706397, whose product MEPQEHHHHHHPQSPETPPPSTTTISPPACCKCGAPTAFAAPPPSCSPPPNYRPIRAPAINLPPNNNSQQAIILAPVPQSKPVPPISPPFLFQTPSKKIQSPDDIRRFHDSDSGKHFLGFVVALSESIRGKKISDPCHVSPVTAAIVSILETLLKWVDEIPPTQQAARYGNVSYRAWHERLVENSPDLMRKFLPDHLEASTVEIVLYFTDGFGNASRIDYGTGHETNFAAWLYCLARMEVIKEEDYPAVVARVFVKYLELMRKLQLVYCLEPAGSHGVWGLDDYHFLPFIFGSSQLIDHKYMKPKSIHNDDILENFSKEYMYLSGIAFVKKVKKGPFSEHSPLLDDISGVPNWKKVNSGMLKMYKVEVLEKVPIMQHFLFGWLINWD is encoded by the exons atGGAACCCCaagaacaccaccaccaccaccacccccaaTCCCCGGAAACCCCACCaccctccaccaccaccatttcGCCGCCGGCCTGCTGCAAATGCGGCGCCCCCACCGCCTTCGCCGCCCCTCCGCCGTCGTGCTCGCCGCCCCCAAACTACCGCCCCATCCGAGCCCCCGCCATCAATCTACCCCCAAACAACAACTCCCAACAAGCCATCATCCTCGCCCCGGTCCCACAATCCAAGCCGGTCCCACCAATCTCCCCTCCCTTCCTCTTCCAAACCCCCTCCAAAAAAATCCAATCCCCCGACGACATCCGCCGCTTCCACGACTCCGATTCCGGCAAGCACTTCCTCGGCTTCGTCGTCGCCCTCTCGGAATCCATCCGCGGCAAGAAAATCTCCGATCCCTGCCACGTGTCCCCCGTCACCGCCGCCATCGTCTCCATTCTCGAAACCTTGCTCAAATGGGTCGACGAAATCCCGCCGACTCAGCAAGCCGCCCGATACGGCAACGTTTCGTACCGCGCCTGGCACGAGCGATTGGTCGAAAATAGCCCTGACCTAATGCGGAAATTCCTCCCTGACCATCTCGAAGCTTCCACCGTCGAGATCGTACTTTATTTCACTGATGGCTTCGGAAACGCTAGCCGGATCGACTACGGCACCGGCCACGAGACCAATTTCGCGGCGTGGCTTTACTGCCTGGCGAGAATGGAGGTCATTAAGGAAGAGGACTACCCTGCCGTGGTGGCCAGAGTGTTCGTCAAGTACTTGGAGCTGATGAGGAAGCTGCAGTTGGTCTATTGCTTAGAGCCGGCGGGGTCTCACGGCGTTTGGGGCCTCGACGACTACCATTTCCTGCCGTTTATTTTCGGCTCTTCGCAGTTGATTGATCACAAGTATATGAAGCCGAAGTCGATTCATAATGATGATATATTGGAGAACTTTTCGAAAGAGTATATGTATCTTTCGGGGATTGCTTTcgtgaagaaggtgaagaagggGCCGTTTTCGGAGCACTCTCCTTTGTTGGATGATATTAGTGGAGTGCCGAATTGGAAGAAAGTTAATAGTGGGATGCTGAAGATGTATAAGGTTGAGGTGTTGGAGAAGGTACCAATTATGCAGCATTTCCTATTTGGCTGGCTCATCAACTG GGATTAG